In Saccharomycodes ludwigii strain NBRC 1722 chromosome III, whole genome shotgun sequence, one DNA window encodes the following:
- a CDS encoding NMT1/THI5 family protein (similar to Saccharomyces cerevisiae YDL244W | THI13 | THIamine metabolism): protein MSTDKITFLLNWQAAAYHIPIYLAQTKGYFKEQGLDIAILEPSNPSDVTELIGSGKVDMGLKAMIHTLAAKARGFPVTSVASLLDEPFTGLLYLKGSGITEDFQSLKGKKIGYVGEFGKIQLDELTKHYGMTPNDYTAVRCGMNVAKYIIEGKIHAGIGIECIQQVELEEYCKKHGRPVTDVQMLRIDKLACLGCCCFCTILYICNDEFLAKNGDKVRKFLIAIKKATDDVLNHPEQSWATYTDLKPQLNTDLAYKQYQRCFAYFSSSLYNVHRDWKKVTGYGKRLEILPLDYKSNYTNEYLSWPEPNEVEDPLEAQRLMGIHQEKCREEGSFKRLVVPLKH from the coding sequence ATGTCCACTGATAAAATCACCTTTTTACTTAACTGGCAAGCTGCTGCATACCACATTCCAATTTATTTGGCTCAAACCAAGGGATACTTCAAAGAGCAAGGCTTAGATATTGCTATTTTGGAACCAAGCAATCCATCCGATGTAACTGAATTAATTGGGTCTGGTAAAGTCGACATGGGTTTGAAAGCTATGATTCACACTTTGGCCGCTAAAGCTAGAGGGTTCCCTGTTACTTCTGTTGCCTCTTTGTTAGATGAACCATTCACTGGGTTATTGTACTTGAAAGGCAGCGGTATCACTGAAGATTTCCAATCTTTGAAGGGTAAAAAGATTGGTTATGTTGGTGAATTTGGTAAGATTCAATTGGACGAATTGACCAAGCATTATGGTATGACACCGAACGACTACACTGCTGTTAGATGTGGTATGAATGTTGCCAAATATATCATCGAGGGCAAGATTCATGCTGGTATTGGTATTGAATGTATTCAACAAGTGGAATTGGAAGAATACTGCAAAAAGCATGGCAGACCAGTTACTGATGTTCAAATGTTGAGAATTGACAAGTTGGCTTGTTTGGGTTGTTGCTGTTTCTGTACTATTTTGTACATTTGTAATGATGAGTTTTTGGCCAAGAATGGAGACAAAGTTAGAAAGTTTTTGATTGCTATTAAAAAGGCCACTGATGATGTTTTGAACCACCCAGAACAATCTTGGGCTACATATACAGATTTGAAGCCACAATTGAATACTGATTTGGCTTACAAACAATACCAAAGATGTTTTGCTTACTTTTCCAGTTCTTTGTACAATGTGCATCGTGATTGGAAAAAAGTTACTGGGTACGGTAAGAGATTGGAGATTTTGCCATTGGATTACAAGTCCAATTACACCAATGAATATTTGTCATGGCCAGAACCCAACGAAGTGGAAGACCCATTAGAAGCCCAAAGATTGATGGGTATTCACCAAGAAAAATGCAGAGAAGAGGGGTCTTTCAAGAGATTAGTTGTTCCATTGAAACATTGA
- a CDS encoding class I SAM-dependent methyltransferase (similar to Saccharomyces cerevisiae YHR209W | CRG1 | Cantharidin Resistance Gene), translating to MSTFADQKFDSKHYKDNRPTYPESLYNAILSYHKGERETAVDVGCGTGIGTFPLLKYFHHVIGTDPSSKMLEPANELKKEFEQKNTDKTIKFLCCKAENLSSVLPPDSVDLITCAEAIHWFDTDKFFKEAYKVLKTNGTLAIWAYVEPRFLDYPKANEIYEKFVFDDDRYMGPCWQQPGKSYLRNFCRDIKLPTDLFSDVIKIDYVPMKSNKKTAFQIARDDYTMADFRKYLYSWSAYHNWQQKYGEKGKNIADMFVGELKEEFGWTDDTKLRVEWGTFYILARK from the coding sequence atgtcTACATTTGCAGACCAAAAGTTTGATTCAAAACATTACAAGGATAACAGACCAACATACCCTGAATCTTTATATAACGCCATTCTTTCATATCATAAGGGTGAAAGAGAAACTGCAGTTGACGTTGGTTGTGGTACTGGTATTGGAACTTTCCCTTTATTGAAATACTTCCATCATGTTATTGGTACTGATCCTTCAAGTAAGATGTTAGAACCAGCTAACgaactaaaaaaagaatttgaacaaaaaaacactgacaaaactataaaatttttgtgtTGTAAAGCTGAAAACCTGAGCTCTGTTCTTCCACCAGATTCAGTTGATTTAATCACTTGTGCAGAAGCCATTCATTGGTTTGATACAGACAAGTTCTTCAAGGAAGCCtataaagttttgaaaactaATGGTACGTTGGCTATTTGGGCTTATGTCGAACCAAGATTTCTTGATTATCCAAAGGCAAACGAAATTTATGagaaatttgtttttgacGATGATAGGTACATGGGCCCATGCTGGCAACAGCCTGGTAAATCATATTTGAGGAATTTTTGCAGGGATATTAAGTTACCAACTGATCTTTTCTCAGACGTGATTAAAATTGACTATGTTCCAATGAAAAGTAACAAAAAGACTGCTTTCCAAATTGCTAGAGATGACTATACCATGGCtgattttagaaaatatttgtatagTTGGAGTGCCTACCACAATTggcaacaaaaatatggggaaaaagggaaaaataTTGCTGATATGTTTGTTGGCGAGTTGAAAGAAGAATTTGGTTGGACTGATGATACTAAGTTAAGAGTTGAATGGGGgactttttatattttggcTAGAAAGTAA